One Candidatus Eisenbacteria bacterium genomic window, TTGCGCCGGCGCCATCCCCATCCGCCAGATCCGCAATCGTCCGGGCGACCTTCAAGACGCGGTGATAGGCCCGCGCGCTCAGTCCCATCTTGCGAAAGGCTTTGCGCAGCGTGATCTGCCCCGCCCCATCCGGCCGGCACCAGCGGTTGATATCCTCGGGACACAGGGCGGCATTGCACAATGTCGGACCCTGCCGCTTCGCTTGAATCATGCGCGCTTTAACAACACGCCGGCGGATGTCGGCGCTCGTCTCGCCGCCGCCATGCCCTTCGAGATCCTCCAATGCGACGGAAGAGACATGCACA contains:
- a CDS encoding ATP-binding protein — translated: GCPCGQSGSSDSSRKPCRCSEGQKHRYLNRISGPLMDRFDLHVHVSSVALEDLEGHGGGETSADIRRRVVKARMIQAKRQGPTLCNAALCPEDINRWCRPDGAGQITLRKAFRKMGLSARAYHRVLKVARTIADLADGDGAGANADSGVRGSEAARTLTIGPEPILEALQYRQVDRVE